One segment of Rosa chinensis cultivar Old Blush chromosome 6, RchiOBHm-V2, whole genome shotgun sequence DNA contains the following:
- the LOC112171115 gene encoding protein WUSCHEL-like: protein MEPQTLQPTEDGGSNKAVESSANMLPRWSGTRWTPTTDQIRILKELYYDKGVKSPTAEHIQRICLQLNQYGKVEGKNVFFWFQNLKARERQQKRLTSDVHVPMQRSGLAGGSINLNFGSTSSTGIDGSIDLNFGSTSSTGVGGSIDLNVDPYSSSSFSSSTKDHQEIETLPLFPMHGEDIFGNMKTTSEGGSGYGYHFSGWGGYNDGSRNSLELSLDCSGAADGYGYNSDGWGGYNGGSRIFLQLSLNCSGAADLA, encoded by the exons atggaaccacaaaccctgcaaccaaccgaggatggaggaagcaaTAAAGCAGTCGAGAGTAGTGCTAATATGCTTCCCAGGTGGAGCGGTACCAGGTGGACTCCTACTACagatcagataagaatcctcaaggagctttACTACGACAAGGGAGTTAAGTCCCCAACTGCAGAGCATATTCAGAGGATCTGTCTCCAGCTGAACCAGTATGGAAAGGTTGAGGGCAAGAACGTCTTTTTTTGGTTCCAGAATCTCAAGGCTCGGGAGAGGCAGCAGAAGAGGTTGACTTCAGATGTTCATGTGCCCATGCAAAGATCAGGGCTTGCTGGTGGATCCATAAATCTTAATTTTGGGTCAACTAGTTCTACTGGTATTGATGGATCCATTGATCTTAATTTTGGGTCAACTAGTTCTACTggtgttggtggatccattGATCTCAATGTTGACCCATATTCTTCCTCATCCTTCAGTAGTAGTACTA aagatcaccaggagattgaaacccttccactgtttcccatgcacggtgaggacatctttggcaacatgaagactacttccgagggaggtagcggctatggctaCCACTTCAGTGGCTGGGGCGGCTACAACGATGGCTCTCGCaattcccttgagctcagcctcgaCTGCTCTGGTGCTGCTGACGGCTATGGCTACAACTCCGATGGCTGGGGTGGCTACAacggtggctctcgcattttCCTTCAGCTCAGCCTTAACTGCTCCGGAGCTGCTGACTTAGCTtag